From Mytilus edulis chromosome 8, xbMytEdul2.2, whole genome shotgun sequence, one genomic window encodes:
- the LOC139484107 gene encoding uncharacterized protein, with product MGYVNVGYIDDSLLLGDTELECKNNVTETVNMVSSLGFIVHKDKSVFTPKKCIKFLGFYIDSETKIVTLPVEKQDTIAKECKHLQSKNKCKIREVARVLGILISSLPAVEFGKLYYRKIEREKIKALKLAMGDFDSEMFVTSELKQDLKWWSDNIYTQKRKFNRGNPQHDRTLCKEDYKRQGRRAVCGTTLANPTMVCSSNETVNKQSICYQSKQKAIDSTIQGHSSSFRKDIEFDGMSDIRNRLQNRGISEKTSTIIMASWRSGTQKQYKTYIKKWFIFCLERKEDKFHTSVELVLEFLTYLFECGLSYSALNSARSALSAFGLTFDNEPVGKHPLVIRFLKGVYHLRPTVHNDVNIWDVSIVLRLLRRLSPVADISVKDLTLKLVMLIALTNATRSQSIHLLKLSNMQKQKDCFRFKIFDLLKQSRPGYKNPEVILKSFPPDRRLCVYLVLKEYLKRTVDIRSEEDSLILSYIKPHKKVSCSTISRWIKSIMCRAGIDTSIFKAHSTRSASTSKAKQNNVPVSDILAKAGWSSSTTFGKFYDKTVTTSDVFAEKVLQI from the exons ATGGGTTATGTTAATGTTGGTTACATTGACGATTCACTACTATTAGGTGATACTGAACTCGAATGCAAAAATAATGTTACAGAAACTGTTAATATGGTGTCAAGCCTTGGATTTATAGTACATAAAGATAAGTCAGTTTTTACTCCTAAAAAATGCATCAAGTTTTTAGGTTTTTACATTGACTCTGAAACAAAGATAGTTACTTTACCAGTTGAAAAACAAGATACTATTGCTAAAGAATGCAAACATttacaaagtaaaaataaatgtaaaataagagAAGTAGCTAGAGTTCTTGGGATACTCATATCTAGTCTCCCTGCTGTGGAATTTGGTAAACTCTATTACAGGAaaatagagagagagaaaattaAAGCATTAAAATTAGCTATGGGAGATTTTGATTCTGAAATGTTTGTAACATCAGAATTGAAACAAGACCTAAAGTGGTGGTCAGATAATATTTATACTCAAAAGAGGAAATTTAATAGAGGTAACCCACAG CATGATCGGACGCTGTGTAAAGAAGATTATAAAAGACAAGGCAGACGTGCTGTTTGTGGGACCACTTTGGCCAACCCAACCATGGTTTGTTCAAGTAATGAAACTGTTAATAAACAATCCATATGTTATCAAAGCAAACAAAAAGCTATTGACTCTACCATACAAGGACATAGTTCATCCTTTAGAAAAGACATTGAATTTGATGGTATGTCGGATATCCGGAACCGATTACAAAACAGAGGAATTTCAGAGAAAACTTCCACTATTATCATGGCATCATGGAGATCAGGAactcaaaaacaatataaaacatatatcaagAAATGGTTTATTTTCTGTCTTGAACGGAAAGAGGATAAATTTCACACGTCTGTAGAACTTGTGCTAGAATTTCTGACTTATTTGTTTGAATGTGGCTTGAGTTATTCCGCTTTGAATAGTGCTAGGTCAGCACTATCTGCGTTTGGTTTGACTTTTGATAATGAACCTGTTGGAAAGCATCCACTTGTGATAAGATTTCTCAAAGGAGTATATCATTTGAGACCTACTGTACATAATGATGTAAATATTTGGGATGTTTCTATTGTTTTGAGATTGTTGAGACGTTTATCACCAGTTGCTGATATATCAGTGAAAGATTTAACTTTAAAACTAGTTATGTTAATTGCATTGACGAATGCTACTAGATCACAGAGTATTCATTTATTAAAACTCAGCAATATGCAAAAACAGAAGGATTGTTTTCGTtttaagatatttgatttactGAAACAAAGCAGACCTGGATATAAGAATCCAgaagttattttaaaaagttttcctCCAGACAGGAGATTATGTGTGTATTTAGTACTGAAGGAATATTTGAAACGTACTGTTGATATAAGATCAGAAGAAGATTCATTAATATTAAGTTATATTAAACCACACAAAAAAGTTAGTTGCTCAACTATTTCTAGATGGATTAAATCCATTATGTGCCGTGCAGGAATTGACACAAGTATATTTAAAGCACACAGTACACGATCTGCATCTACTTCGAAGGCAAAGCAGAATAATGTGCCTGTAAGTGATATTTTAGCCAAAGCCGGTTGGTCAAGTTCAACgacttttggaaaattttatgaCAAGACAGTAACAACAAGTGATGTTTTTGCAGAAAAAGTGTTACAAATCTGA
- the LOC139485633 gene encoding uncharacterized protein — protein MADAMLHKEKGDKTPKASFEDDLLRLDEDEIAYEGKGKGPAKGPAKRKCSKPIVSKSSTGSGPKVNNKDAKGKTLINKGHEVSASTSDSNNNVIINMLTDMRNEQSSTNKRLEDMNKRIDVLYNDEYDEEYDNVGDVDEDMDEVHEPDDGQDTGNEPPCKKQKTLSNSEESRFSSMNKRFRSGERCGDKLDEHLADNITDIFRNGISEEKYRELMKDEKSNRPENCEGLVPVQTDQLVWDLLWPRTRTNDNRMRQCQTTVVRGATYLSKVVNRLDTILGKEDTQNKPELEGILDDCMDSLALFGHANKEICLARRELMKPDVKGEYSHLFNKTQPFNKWLFGGDVSKTVKDIGECSKISNRLSVGNGYSQFRSGFRGGWRSSWNRRRGRGRGGRGRGSASRSIDKSE, from the coding sequence ATGGCGGACGCCATGCTGCATAAGGAGAAAGGAGATAAAACTCCTAAAGCTTCTTTTGAAGATGACTTATTAAGGTTGGACGAAGATGAAATAGCATATGAAGGGAAGGGTAAAGGTCCCGCTAAAGGTCCCGCTAAAAGAAAATGCTCAAAACCTATTGTCAGTAAAAGTAGTACAGGTAGCGGTCCAAAGGTTAATAACAAGGACGCTAAAGGAAAGACTCTGATAAACAAGGGACACGAGGTGTCGGCTAGTACATCAGATAGCAATAATAATGTGATTATTAATATGCTTACTGACATGAGAAATGAACAATCTTCAACTAATAAAAGGTTGGAAGATATGAACAAACGTATAGATGTTTTGTATAATGATGAATATGATGAGGAGTATGATAATGTAGGTGATGTAGATGAAGATATGGACGAGGTCCATGAACCTGATGACGGTCAAGATACCGGTAATGAACCACCttgtaaaaaacagaaaactcTCTCAAATAGCGAAGAGTCTAGGTTTTCTAGTATGAATAAAAGATTTAGATCTGGTGAGAGATGTGGTGATAAACTAGATGAACATCTAGCAGACAATATCACAGATATTTTCAGAAATGGTATTTCTGAAGAGAAATACAGAGAACTTATGAAAGATGAAAAGAGTAATCGGCCTGAGAATTGTGAAGGACTTGTACCAGTCCAAACTGATCAGTTAGTATGGGACCTGTTATGGCCCAGAACTAGAACTAATGACAATAGAATGAGACAATGTCAGACTACTGTAGTCAGAGGGGCAACTTATCTGTCCAAAGTAGTTAATAGACTAGACACAATTCTAGGTAAAGAAGATACTCAAAACAAACCTGAGTTGGAAGGTATTCTTGATGACTGTATGGACTCTCTTGCTTTATTTGGTCATGCCAATAAAGAAATATGCTTAGCTAGGAGAGAACTCATGAAACCTGATGTAAAAGGTGAATATAGTCACCTGTTTAATAAAACACAACCTTTCAATAAATGGTTATTTGGTGGAGATGTCTCTAAAACAGTCAAAGACATTGGAGAATGTAGTAAGATTTCAAATCGCCTTTCAGTTGGTAACGGTTATAGCCAGTTTAGAAGCGGTTTCCGTGGTGGATGGAGATCCTCATGGAATAGACGCCGTGGTAGAGGCAGAGGCGGAAGAGGTCGTGGTAGTGCCTCAAGGTCAATTGACAAATCTGAGTAA